GCAAGTCTTAGAGATGCTTTACAGTGTGAACGTTTCTTATGTTCTGCTTATAGGGCTTAGACCCTTTTGGGTGCAtacctcatcatcatcatcctccgcAGCCCGCTTTCCTGTGCCTCCTTCAGcctcttcatcatcttcatcctcatcaCCTGCAAAAAGGTAATCAAAATGAGCATATTGGTTTAATCGCCAGAACATTTTAAACCTACTTTCAAGTTAATGTTTGAGCTCATCTCAAGCTCATCAAAACAGCACAGCCACAGAACTAATGGAGCACCTACCTtctccatcatcctcctcatcatcctcctctccaacatcatcatcttcctcatctACTTCATTCTCTGGCTCCCCATTCTCCTCAGTATCCTGCAGGAGGAAAACACATGAGAGATGCATTTGATTGCTGAAAGGTTCATACAGCAAGGCAGTAGTTTAATGACATGTCAATACACTGAGACCAACTACTTTACTGGCAAACTGAAGGAGAACAGTGACATTCAAAGACATACTTACTGCATTCCCATTGGCCGGTAcatcttttccattttctgtctcctctatg
Above is a genomic segment from Scleropages formosus chromosome 2, fSclFor1.1, whole genome shotgun sequence containing:
- the ptmaa gene encoding prothymosin alpha-A yields the protein MADTKVDTSSETPAKDLKEKKVIEETENGKDVPANGNADTEENGEPENEVDEEDDDVGEEDDEEDDGEGDEDEDDEEAEGGTGKRAAEDDDDEDDVGTKKQKTDDD